Below is a genomic region from Bacillus mycoides.
TTTTTTATGTAAAAACTGAAGAATTTCTTCAATTGGCGTGATAACAGAAATTCTTAATACGTCTTCCTTTTCACCACGATTCATAGCTAGTACACGATGCGGCACTACTTTTTGCAACGGTTCTTCATAGCCATAATACATTTCATATATATTCTTTTCATCTTTTTCTTTATCTTTTACAGATGAAGACATAATCCCTTTTCGGAAAGTAGTATTGCGAATCCAACTACGATATGCCGCATTATCCGAAACAAGTTCCGCAATAATATCTTGCGCACCTTGCAACGCATCTTCTGCAGACGCCACTTCCTTTTCTGCATTAACAAATTCCATAGCCTTCTCTGCTGGATTTTCTTTTTTATATAATAATAGCCACTCAGCTAACGGTTCTAATCCCTTTTCTTTAGCAATTGTAGCTTTCGTTCTTCTTTTTTCTTTATATGGACGATATAAGTCTTCTACTTCTTGAAGTTTTGTTGCAGCAACAATATGACGACGCAACTCTTCGGTTAGTTTACCCTTTTCACCAATAAGACGAAGAACCTCTTCTTTCCTATCTTCTAGTTGCATCATATATTGCCATCTTTCTAAGATTGCACGAATTTGCACCTCATCAAGAGACCCTGTCCATTCTTTTCGGTAACGAGCGATAAATGGAACTGTGTTACCTTCTTCTGTTAATTGAATAACATGACGAACTTGCTTTTCTGTAAAGCCTAATTCTTTCACTAACATTTTCATTAACCCTTGTCGATTATCTACCATTTCCATATCCAACCGTAACCTCCTCTATAATAAAAAAAAGTTGCCCTGTAAAGAGAGCAACTTAAACTGCCGATTTAAAAATCTATTAGTCCTAAACTAATTTGTAACGCTTCATCTACACGACTCATCATCACTTCATCCAAATGAGTGATTTTGTCCGTTAAGCGTTGCTTATCGATTGTTCGAATCTGCTCAAGTAAAATAACAGAATCCCTCTCAAAACCGTACTTTTTCGCATCAATTTCCACATGAGTGGGTAATTTCGCTTTTTGAATCTGTGCAGTAATAGCCGCTACAATCACAGTCGGACTAAAACGATTTCCGATGTCATTTTGAATGACAAGAACCGGACGAACGCCTCCTTGCTCAGAACCAACAACTGGGGAAAGGTCTGCAAAATACACGTCGCCGCGTTTTACAATCAAAATATTACCCCCCGCTAACTAAGCGTTCTACTGTATGAGCTGCTTCATACTCTGCTAAGAAAGCTTCAGATGCAATACCAAGATTAATTTTTCCCATTTCAATGTACCCACGTCGCATTGATTCATGTTGGTAGCGTTTCTTCGTCTTATGTTGACGCAATAACAGTTGTGTTGCCTGGCAAATTAGTTCATGGCGATTCTTATTCTCTTGTTTTCCAATTCCGTCCAATTCCGTTACCATTTGCTTTGGCAACCGAACCACGATTTCAGTAGTTACACTTGATTCGGACACAAAAATACACCTCCACCGTCAACTACACACCCAAATATATATATGACACCTA
It encodes:
- the ndoA gene encoding type II toxin-antitoxin system endoribonuclease NdoA; this encodes MIVKRGDVYFADLSPVVGSEQGGVRPVLVIQNDIGNRFSPTVIVAAITAQIQKAKLPTHVEIDAKKYGFERDSVILLEQIRTIDKQRLTDKITHLDEVMMSRVDEALQISLGLIDF
- a CDS encoding antitoxin EndoAI, whose amino-acid sequence is MSESSVTTEIVVRLPKQMVTELDGIGKQENKNRHELICQATQLLLRQHKTKKRYQHESMRRGYIEMGKINLGIASEAFLAEYEAAHTVERLVSGG